One Mycobacterium paraseoulense genomic window, TCGCGCCCGTCCAAGCGTCGTAGCCGCGTCGGCGGGTGCGTATCGCGGCAGCCAGGTTCATCCGAACGGCATTACTGAACGGCCTAATGGCTTCGGCAACCCCTTGGGCGGTCTGACTGATCGACATTTTCGCTCCCCTTACCCGAGCCACCCGCTCCCCTGACTGCCTCCGCGCCGAATTCGAACCTGATTGCGGACGATGTTGGTCGTCAAATGAATGACGTAACACGCAGATACGATGGTCAACTGCCGACTCATTCGAGGATTCGCCATCATGACCCCGATCGTCGTTTCGATGGCACCGTTGATGTAGGTGAACATGCGCGCGTGTTCGGCAAAGCCGAGGCGGTTGATGGGGTCGAAGAACCGTGGAACGAAGAAATGCGCAACACCGATCACGGCAACGATGACAGCGACGCACTGTTCGCGGCCCCTTTCCGAACGACGAGTCATTGTGTCGGTCATTGATGTTGCCGGGTGTTGCGAGCCACGGCGATCATGTCTCTCATCGTGAACGCCGCGAGAACGCCGCCGTCGCAGGCGATATCGACGCCAGTCATATAGCTGGCCTTCGTGTCCGCGCAGAATGCCAAAAGTTCTGCGACTTCCTCGGGTCTGCCGAACCGCTTCAACGCGGCATAATTCAACATCGCTCCCGAGCCGGCTCGTTCCTCCAACCTCCCCATGGGTGTGTCGATGGTGCCCGGAGATACCGAGACAATTCTTCCGCCGCGCTCGCCGAACCTGGCCGCCTGTGAGGAGCAGTACCACGTTACGAAGTTCTTGCTGATCGAATATGCGAACCCTGGCCGCATCTTGGTAGGCACGACGTTGCACGCCGATGTCATCTTCTTCACGAAGACGTCCTGGTTGCGCAGCGCGTACTTGAAACGCCCCTTAGGTACTAACACTCGCGGAAAGGTGTGCGCCGCCATCGACGCAACGTTGACGATCGCAAAGCCTTCCTCCACAAGTCGGTAGAAAGCTTCGTTCACGTTGACCGTGCCCAGCGCATTGATCCGGATGATCTGCTCGGCTGAACCCATGCTGGGACTCACCCCTGCGGTGTGGATGACCGAGGCAACGGTACCGAATGCCTGTGATTCGCAGACCAACTCGGCGACAGAGTCATGGTCGGTGACGTCAACCACGACGGGCTTGCACTCGACACCGAGTTCCCGCAATTCCGTCGCCGCCGCGTCGAGACGGGCTTCACTGACATCGCTGATGACGACCGAGTGGTCGCGTCCGACGATCTTCGCTGCGGCGAGTCCGATGCCACCCGCAGCTCCGGTGATGACAGACAATTCGCGCATTCGCTACCTTTCCGCTCGACGCGAAGTCCCAGTTCGGACGGACTCGTCACCCGCTCTAATCCGGCTGTTGGAACGGGCGGCCGCTATTACGAGATTATTTTTCTCGTAAATCATGGCACGTTGCGCCGCCGATGTACACAGGCAACGTGCCCCGCCCAGACAGACGACTCAGGGGCTTTAGATTTGCTTTAGGGTCGTGACGTGAGCCAAAACCGCCGAGGGCGACCGCGTAGCGGGGCTGTGCATGAGGCGATCCTTGACGCCACCCGCAGCCTGCTGGTGGACGTGGGGTACGGCGGGGTGTCAATGGACAAGGTTGCCGCCAATGCCGGAGTGGGAACGCAAACGGTTTATAGACGGTGGCCGTCGAAAGCTCCTTTGGTGGCCGAAGCGGTAATGCAGGCGTATGCGCAAGCCGACTTCACGCTTCCTGATACGGGAGACATGGTCGAAGATTTGAGGACTTGGATGCACGAATCTGCCGCGCTCAGTGCCGCCCCAGAGAACATCGCACTCGTCCGCGCTCTTGCCGCTGCCGCGGCTGAGAACCTTCAAGACCGCGACACCTTGTACCAACAACTCACTGGCCGCTTCCACGACGCGGTGATGCAGCGGTTGCAAACCGGAATCGCGTGGGGTCAAATTCGCGCCGATGCCGACATCGAAGCTGCCGCTGACGCATTGATTGGAGCCACGCTATATCGCATGCTCAGCGTCACAACGACGGTTGGCGAGACGATCGGACGTTACGACGGCCTGATAGACACATTGATGAGTGGCCTCTCGACGCGCTGACCCGATCACTTTCAGTGACTCGGGACGGGACAGACATGGAGGCTACGGCCAGTCCCGCGCCGGGCCGTTCGGAACGAATTCCTGATCTCCAGCTATCACCCGCTGCGGCCGACGTTGATGGCCCAGACAGGCGCAACGGTATCGGATCGGGGTGCGACGCTTAAGCGCGCGCTTGACCAAGTTTCGGTCGGGGGATCCCTGTCAATGAGATTCGGTCGCAGTCGTGTGCGGCACGCCCAGCCCTTCGGCAAGATTCTGCAGAGCGATCTTCGCGAGCGGCAGGTCCGCTCCCACTTCCCCGCCGAGCCCCAGCGCCAGGCTGAGGTCCTTTTCTCCCAAGTCGCGGGTGTGCAGGAAGGGTTGGTAGAGGAAGTGGTCTGGGGCGAGCGGCTTGCTCATGTCGTCGCGGAACATCATTGCGCCGGTGCCACCGCTGTGTGCGTCGGTGTGGCGCACGACCCGGCTGAACGCTTGCACGTCAAGACCTGCCGACTCGGCGAGCTTCATCGCTTCGCAGGCCGCCGCGAATGACGTGAAGGTCAGCATGTTGCGCGCCAGCTTCATCCGGGTCCCCGCGCCGGGTTCTCCAGCGTGGACCACCATGGATGCCCACTGCTTGAACGCCGGCTTGACGCGCTGGTAGACCTCGCGTTCGGCGCCCACCATGACAGCCAAGTCGCCCGTCTTGACCGCTTCGACGCCGCCGCTGACCGGTGCATCGATGACGTGAATCCCATTCGGCTCCAGCTCGGCGGCCAGGTTGACCGCGGTCCGGTGGTCGATCGTCGAGTGGATCGCGATGACGGTACCGCGCTTGGCCCGCGGGCCGAGCCGCGCCACCACGTCGCGCACTTGCTCGTCGTTGAGCACCATCACACTGATGATGTCGGCGGCTGCTACGTCATCCACGGTGTCGGCCACCTGCACTCCGGCATCGGCGAATGACGTTGTGGCGTCAAGCCGGACGTCGAAGACGATCAAGCCACCGGGCCAGTCGACCAATCGCCTGGCCATCGGCGCGCCCAGATTTCCCAGCCCGATGAAGCCCAACTTCGGATCTTCCGCCATGGATATCCTCCTCGGAGTCGCGTGATCATTGTGCACGACGGCATGCTCACGCCCGCCGCAACAACATCGCGGTGGTGCCGCTGTTTGCCGCTCCGACGCCGACCGCGGCCAGACCCGCCCCGTCGATCTGTCGCGCGCCGGCTTCGCCGCGGATCTGCAGGCATGCTTCATGAAGATGCCCGAAGCCGTGCAGTCGTCCTCCGGATAATTGCCCTCCGGCAGTGTTGATGGGTAATTGGCCGCCCAGCGAAATGCGAGCCGGGTCAGCGACCCACCCGCCGGATTCGCCGACCGGGCAGAAACCGAAGTCCTCCAGCCAGCAGAGCACAAAGACACTGAAACCGTCGTACAACGAAGCCACGTCCACATCGTCGATCGTGAAATCGGTGCGCTCCCAAATGGTGGACCAGCGTGAACTGATGCGGGTGATGTCTTCGCCTCCCTCCCAGGTAAACCGGTCGTGGTGGGCGCAGTCGAGGGCCTCTACGGCCACCCCCGGATGGTCCAACCCTGCGACGTGCTCGGCGCGCGAGACGACGAACGCGGTGGCCCCGTCGCAGGCGATGTCACAGTCGAACATGCACAGCGGGTCGGAAACCATCCGCGCGCTCAGATACGCGTCCAGGTCGAGTGGCTCGCGATAGATCGCCGCGGGGTTGCGCGCGGCGTGGGCCCGCTGCGCGATCGCGATCGACGCGAGCTGCTCCCGGGTCAGGCCGTATCGCAGCATCCGCGCGCGGATTTGGAGCGCCGCCAGGTTGGCCGCTGTCACACCAAAAGGCATCTGCCACCCCAGCATTCCGGTGGGACGTCCGCCGCCGGACCCATAGCCCTTGCGCCGGCCGGCGCCCTGAGCGGTGCCCTCCCAGATGCTGCGCCAACACAGGACGTGGTTGGCAAGCCCCCCGGCCACCGCGAGCATTGCGTCCACCACGGCGCCCAGCTGCCCCGGGGATTCCACTCCCCCGGCGACCCAGTTCGGGTTGATTCCCAGCGCGTCGTGGATATCCCGCAGCGACGCCCCGGAGAACCCGACGCCGGGTTGCGACGACCCGGGATAGGTTGTGAGTCCGTCGATGTCGGCCAACGACAGGCCGGCGTCGGCAACCGCGGCAAGACACGCTTCGGCGGTGAGCTCCAGCGGGTCCCGCCCCAGCCGGCGGCCGATCGCCGACTGGCCGATGCCGCTGATGATGGCCCGCCCGGTCACCGCATTATTCATCAGCGCTCCGGCTCGAACGACGGGATGAACACCTCGTCGTCACCGTCCACGCATCGATCGAACGTGACCCGGACGGGCATGTTCGGAGTGACTTCGTCGGGGTGGACGTTCACCAGGTTGGTCAGCAGGCGCGCCCGCTTGTCCTCGACCGGGTTGACGAATGCGATCAGGTAGGGCGGCGTGAACCCCGGGAACCATTGATGGCGGTTCACCGTCCAGGATTCGACGAATCCGCGGCCGCTGAGGTGGACATACTCGGTGGTCGCGTGGTCAACAGGACACAGCAACGCAGGCGGGTGACACAGCCGCCCACAGCAGGTGCAGCGTTGCATGCGCAGCACGCCGTCGGCGCCAGCGGTCCAGAAGGGTCGATTCAGAGCGGTCAGCGCCGGAACCGGCCGGTGAGGGTCTGGCATGTGGTTCATGGGTGAATTCGACTGCTAGCCGAACACTCCCGGTGATTGCGAGTAGTCCACCGTCGATAACTCGGTCATGCCACCATCGATGTGCAGCACCGTGCCGGTCACGAACGCCGCGTCATCCCCTGCCAAGAAGGCGACTGCGGGCGCGATCTCCACCGGGCTGGCGCCCCGTTTCATCGGCGAGGCGGCGGCGGTTCGAGTGTAGTTGTCCCATTCGGTCCCGATCAGTTTTTCCTGGGCCTCGGTAAGGGCGAACGGGCAGACCGCATTGACTCGGATGCCGTGGCGAGCCCACTCGTTGGCGGCGACCTTGGTCAGCGCCGCCACCGCGCCCTTGGCCGCCGAGTAGGGAGCGGTGTACGCGATGCCGGCGAGGGCGGAGCCCGACACGAAGTTGATCACCGACGCCCGCCCCGACTCGCGGAGGAACGGAAAACAGAGCTGCATGAACCGGAAGGTCGCCTTGGGCCCGGTGGCCTCTGAGAGTTCCCAATCCTTGTCGCTGACCAGTTCGAGCGCCTTCGGCATCGCGAAGAACTGGGCCGCGTTCACCAAGATGTCGATCCGGCCGTTCCCGGTTTCCGCCACCTCGTGCACGGCCGCTTGAATCGCGTCGCGGTGGGCCACATTGGCCCTGATGAAGGAGGCTTGCCCGCGATTGCCACGAATGCGCTCGACGCGCTCAAGGCCCTTCTCCCCGTTCAGGTCGACGATTGTGACGTGGGCGCCCAGGCTGGCCAACTCGTCGGCAATGGCCCCTCCCAAACCCTGGGCCCCGCCGGTAACCAGGGCGTATCTGTCCTCCAGACGAGACAAGAGCACTCCTTGCTGCGGTGTAACAATGGAACATCAAGCGTTCAATTATCCAATGATTGCAGATCGTCGCGGCGGTGCCTAGTGCACCCGCCACGACCCTCCTCGTGCGAGGAAGACCCGCGCCCCAAGGGCGTAGCCGTCCTCGCAGGGCCGGTGCGGCTCCCGGACGCAACGCCGCACGTCGCGTAGCATGAACAATCGGGATCACTGCCGTTGGCGCGTAGGAGTGTGATGTTGACTGATCCGGTCACCAACGAGGCGGAGGTCGGCGCCGAGACCGAACGCCGCGACCAGATACTCGACGCCGCAAATGAATGCTTCGCTCAGTTAGGCATCCACCGCACCAGTGTGCAGGACGTGGCGCGCATGGCCAAGGTCTCCCGGGGCACCATCTATCGGTACTTCGTCGATCGCGATGTCCTGATCGAAGCGGCCATCGAGCATGGCGCACAAGGCTTCTACCGTGAAGTCGCCGCGGCGATGGCCAAGAAGTCAACGCTGGCAGAACAACTGGGCGCGATGGCCGAAACCCATGCGAAGATCCTTCTGGACCATCGGACTCGCAACCGGCTGATGGCCGATGACGCCGAGCTGATGCGCCACATGGTCGCCGACGGCGATGCCGCAGTCCGCCGCACCACAAAGTTCCTCGAACCCTACGTGCGCGACGCCCAGAAACGCGGCGAGGTCGGCGCCGGAGTCGACGTGACCGCCGGTAGCGAATGGCTGGCGAGAATCATCTATTCCTTTTCGACTGTCAATCAAGGTCTGACCTTCGATATGACCAAGCCGGCCACGGTCCGCCGCTACGTCGAGAAATTCGCGATCAACGGCCTGCGCTGACGCGGTCGCGAATTTCACCTGCCCATCACATAGCCGTGCGGCTGTCGCGGCCCATCGCCGCGGGCTCGGTCGCGAACTCACGCACCATCGCCTGGATCGTGTACGACGCGGCGAGCCGTCCATCTCGGGCGAAGACCCGGCCGTCGCCCTGCACAAGCCCCCGTCCCGACCAGAAGGCGTGGTTGGTGTACAGCAGCCAGTCCGCAACATCGACGTCGTCGTGAAACGCGATGGTGGCTTTCATGATTCCGGTCGACAAGGTGGCATGCGCGCGGGCTTCGCCCAAACCCAAATGCGGCAACATACCTGCGGCGATAGTCCAATGCGTCGTCGACTGGGCCAGCAACGCAGTCCGCAGATAGGGGGTCGGCGGCGCATCGCGGAATCGCACCCACACGTTGATGATCGGCGGGCCCACCCGGTCGGGATCCGGATCGTAAGCACCATCGACCACCCGGATCTCGCGTCCCGTCATCCCGAAGCCCGGAAACGACACCGCCGACTCGGGTCCCGGAACGTCCGGCATGGGCTCGGCGTCCCGCATGACGTCGCCGGCTCCCGAGTCCGCAAGCACCAAGCCCGCGCTGCGGAATACGCCCCGCTGACTGATGCGAATTTCGGCCGTCGAAAACGATCTGCCCCGCCGTAGCACGTCGACGGATAGATCTACGGGCGCGTCGAAGGAGGCCGCTTTGGCGAAGATCATCGATGCCGACGTGATTCGTTGCCCGGGAAGCGCTTTCGACGCCGCCACGATCGCTTCGCCGAGCAGCTGGCCACCCTCGACGACATTGCGACGCGTCGGCCCGTGCGCTGGCCCGATGAACCCGCTTTCGGATACCTGCTGCACGTCGATGATTCTGCACAGCTCGTCGGCGTCTCCCCATAGCGGGAACGTCGCAGGAATCTTTGAGCCGTCCGGCCAGTCTTCGACGACGACCACACGCAGCGCGTCGTCGTAGAAACAGACGTGTCCCGCAATCGCTGCGACCTCTGGCAACGGGGTGCGGTAGGCCCACACGACGTTCTCGACACCGGAATCCGCCCCGTCAAGGCTCCAGTAACTCGCCCGGCCCTTGAAAGGGCAGACGGTGCTGTGATCCGACGGGCGGAACAACTCCCACCGCACGTCGGACTCGGGAAAGTACAAGCGGTCCTCGTGGTCGGTCTCGGTCACCACGAGGCACCGGTCGCTCTGGGCAACGAGCACGTCACCGAACCACACCTGGCCCCGGTATGGACACGGGGTCGCCTCGATGCGGTAGTCGGGGTAATCGGGCCACGCCGACTCGACTTGCGTTGACATCACTACCCTCTCGTCGCCGGCCTCATACCGTCACCGCGCGACGCGGCGACGACGGTGGACGAATTACGAGCTGCTCGAGGCCTACGGCGGGAAAATTCAAAGCGCTGGCGAATGTTCCCGCCAGCATGTCGGCGACGTCGGCGGGCGACATCAATGTCTCTTGCAAGAGGCCGCGCGCCACCCAATCCTGCACGACCACACCGAGCAGCCCGGGTTCGAACGCCGCGGTGAACTCCGTCGGAACGGTGCCGCCCACGGTGACACAGCAGTAGCGAAAGTCGGGATGCTCAGTGCGCCAGGCATTCAGGCTTTCTGATAGCGCGGCCTTGCTGGAGGAATAGGCGCCCAGCGCGGTCCGCGGCTGGCCGACGGTTTCGGAGGACAGGGCGCTGACGATCGCGGCGGGAGCGAGCACCGGCAGGCAGCACTTGATGACCTGATGCACACCGACGACATTGGTCTGCATCACGTCCGTCCAATCGTCGACGGAAGTGTCGGCGAACATTCGCAACGGCGCGTATCCCACCGAGATGAAGAGCAGGTCGATTTCGCCAAGGCTCTCTCGGGCCATATCGGCGAGCCGCGCGCAATCGTCAGCGTTACGCACATCCGCGCTGATGGCCGCGCCGCAGCCGGCATCGGCGGCGACCTCGTCGAGACGGTCTCGTCGGCGCGCCGCGATGAGCAGGTCGGCGCCCTCCTTGCCGGCACGGACGGCGAATGCCCGCCCGATCCCGGCTGATGCGCCCACCACCACGACCCGCTTGCCGGCCAATGTCCGTTCGCCCATGCGCTGACCACCGATCGAGAATCCAGTGTCGAAAGCCATCCGACATCGGAGAACAATAGTACATCTATTGTTTAGTTGAGCGACGCCGCTTGGTCCTTCAGCGAAGCCCGTTGATGGCGAACGTTTCCACGTAGCGCCGGACAGTGTCCGGCTTGGACATGTCGAACGTCTGGGCCTCGTTGACGGTCGAGAACGACCAGATGATGCGGGCCAGCCATTCGCTGGCCGCACTCACGTCGACGCCGGTGCCCACCTCGCCGCGCTCGCGCGCGGCCCGCACGTAGGGTTCGAGAAACTGCGTGGATCGCCGGACCGCGGTGTCACCGTCGGAGATCAGGTGCCGCATCAGCTCGGCATCGTCGGCCATCAAACGGTTCCGTGTGCGATGGTCGAGCAGGATTCTGGCGTGCGTTTCCGCCATCGCGCCGACCTGCTCAGCCAGCGTGTTCTTCTTGGCCATGGCGGAAGCGACCTCCCGATAAAACCGCTGCGCACCGAATTCGATCGCGGCGTCGATGAGCACGTTGCGGTCTTCGAAGTACCGGTACACCGTGCCCCGCGACACGTTGGCTTTTCGCGCGACGTCCTGCACGCTGGTGCGCTGGATGCCGAGCTGGGTGAAGCATTCGTTCGCCGCCTCGAGGATCTGGTCCCTGCGATCGAATTCCCCGTCCGATTCGAGATCGGCAGGGGCGGGTTTCGTCGACATGTCGCTCTATGCTACGCGACAAATTTCGCCGTTGTGTTCCATCCATGGGCCAATTCGCCACTGAACTGGGCCCAGATAGTGGTCATTGCGACACACAGCGTACCGCTGTCTAGTATGGCTGTCGTCGGCGGTGACGCCAGAAACGAGGGCAGCGCGTGGAGCTTGGCCTGGGGGGACGCAATTTTGTTCTCGTCGGCGGGACGACCGGTATCGGGTTCGCCGCCGCGCGGCAGCTCGCGGCCGACGGTGCCAACGTGGCGCTGCTGGCTCGTAACGGAGCGCGTGCTCGAGCGCGGGCCGAGCAATTGACCGCAGACTACGGAGTGCGGGCGGTCGGAATCGCCGTCGACGCGGCCGCCCCGGGCGACGGGGTGGATCGCGCTGTCGACGAGGCGGCCGCGAGCCTGGGGCCGCTGCGCGGCCTGGCCGTCACCGCGGGACCGATGAATCAACAGGGACCGTTCCTCGAACACGGCGACGAGTCGTGGGACTGGTATTACCAGTTGATTTTGATGGGAACCGTGCGCTCCTGCCGCGCGGTCATCCCGCACCTGCAACGCAATGGCGGTGGAACCATCGTCACGACGGCCGCGTATTCCGTTCGGGCGCCGAAGATCCTGATTCCGCCATACAACGCGCTCAAGGCGGCGGTGTTGACCTTGTCAAAGATCCTGGCGAAAACACATGGCCCCGAGGGCATCAGGGTCAACACCGTATGCCCGGGGCTGTTCGACACCGAGGTTAACGATTTCATCCGCGCCCGACGGGCAGCGGAGTACGGGGTGGCGCTGGAGGACGCGATCTATACGCACCTCGCGAGCAACCCGGACTGGAACATGCGGGTTGCCCTCCGCCGCGGCGGGCGTCCCGAAGAAGCGGGTGAGCTGATCGCCTTCCTGCTCAGCGACAGGGCAGCTTTCATGACCGGCGCGGCCGTCAACATCGACGGGGGCACGGACTTCTGACCCCCTCAGAGGCCGATCTCGTCCGCGAGGAGTCCCCGGTGATAGGACGCGTCGCCCAGCAGGTGCCCTGACGATTGAGCCCGCTTGAAGTACAGATGGGCCGGGTGCTCCCAGGTGAATCCGATCCCACCGTGAATCTGGATGTTCGCGGCAGCGGCCCGGGCGTACGCCTCGGAACTGCACGCCTTGGCCAATGACGCCACCGCCGGCAATTCGGGCGAGCGTTGCGCCGCGGCCCGCACCGCGTAATAGGCCGCGCCGCGGGCACATTCGATGTCGAGCAGTACATCGGCGCACTTGTGGCGGATGGCCTGGAAAGATCCGATGGGCTTGCCGAACTGCCTGCGGGCCTTCGCGTAAGCGACCGCCATCTCGAGGCAGCGTTGCGCGCCGCCGACCTGTTCGGCGGCCAGCGCGGCGCAACCAAGCGCGAGGGTCGACCGCAACAGTTCCTCCGCGCCACCCAAACGACCGACGAGCGAGGCCGGCGTTGCGGTGAATTCGATGCGGGCCTGTTTTCGAGTCTGGTCCAGGCCGGACAGCGCGCGTCGGGCGACGCTGTCGAACCGGTCGACGGCGAACAACGACAATCCGGAGTCGGCCTGGGCGGCCACAAACAGCACATCGGCGCTGCAGCCATCGAGGACATAGGTTTTGGCTCCGTCCACCACCCAGCCGTGTGCCGTTTCTCGCGCCCGCGTGTGGATCGCCCCGGCTTCCCAGCGGCCCGACTCCTCGGTGACCGCCAGGCTGGCGATGGTCGCTCCGGACGCGATGCCCGGCAGGTATCGTTGTTGGGTGGCATAGTCACCCGACTCAAGCAGCGCGCTCGACGCCAGTACCGCCGACGCGAAGTATGGCGACGGAGCCAGGGCCCGCCCCAATTCCTCGGTGACGATGCCGAGTTCGACGAACGTGTACCCCTGACCGCCGAATTCTTCGGGGATGGCGAGCCCCACCAGGCCCAGTTCGTCGGACATTTGCGCCCACAGCGACGGGTCGTAGCCCACCGGGTTTTCCATGTGGCCGCGCACGCGTGCCTCGTCGGCCTTGCTTTCGAGAAAAGAGCGCACGACGCGGCGCAACTCATTCTGCTCATCGGTGAATCCGAAACCCATTGCACAACCAGACATCACGACTCCGCGGGCGCGCGACCGGTCGGGCTCACCCGCGGTGCTTCAGCGCCCTGGCGCAGGGCGCGCAGCCAATCGCCGACGGCGGCCGGGGCCGGGACCGGCGCGTCGAAGCGCCCGGGGTCGGCGGCCCAGAATGCCTCCCACGAGGGGAACGCGTGGTGGAACGAGCCGTCCTGGTTCGGGCTGCCGGGCCAGCGCACCTTTCGCGGACCGACCGGCGGGTCGGTGATGTCGCTTCGGTACCAGAACAGCGGGATGCGGCGCGCGAAATACCAATGGCCGTCGCGCCGTTCGTAACGGTCCAGATAGGCCAGCATCTCGATGAACCAGGCGCCCTCGGTTTCCAAGTCGTTGCGCGAGTAGACAAGACCGCTCGCGGTGTCGGTGTCGTGGACGTCGATGACATGGCCCAGGACACCGTGCGCGCTGCCCAGCAGCGTCGGACGAACCTCGGCGTCGTACCATTGGCGCAACGCGTCGCGACCGCGGCGCTTGCCCGGCACCCCGATGTCGTCGACGAACAGATTTGCCAGGGAATTGAAGTCACGCATATCCAACGCCACCGCGTACCGTGCCGCCAGCTGACGGATTTCCTCGATGGCCTCCAGGCGGGCGATCCGCGCCTCCAACCCAGTCATGCCAGCTCCCCCGAGGTGACAAGCTGCACCAACCGTGGCTTGTCGATCTTGTTCGTAGTGGTGTACGGCAGCCGATCGGCGTCGGGGAGAATCACCCACCGCTTTGGGACCTTGTAGGCGGCGAGTTCCCTGCGGCATGCCGCCGCGAGTTCATCCTGTGAGGCGCACCGCCCCTGGTTGAGCACAACCACGGCGCAGACGAGCGCACCCTTGTCCGCGTCCGGAACGCCGACGACATAGGCGATCCGCACGCCGTCGACGCCGCCGATCACCGCCTCGACCTCCACCGGTGCGACGTTGGCGCCCGAGGATTTGATCATGTCGTCGGTGCGTCCGGTGAAGAACAGGAAGCCCTCGTCGTCCAGGTATCCGGCGTCTTTCGTGTGGTACCAGCCGTCGGCGTCGAACAGATCGCTGTGCTGCCGTCCGATCATGCCGCGCATCATCGCGACTCCCCGCACGCAGATTTCCCCGATGGTGCCGTTGGGCACCTCCGCACCACACTCGTCGACGACCTTGTGCTCGTAGCCGGGTGCGGCAACCCCGAGTGAACCGCGCTTGCTTTCGGGCACCGGTTCGTGTGGTGGCCACCAGGTGTGGGAACTGCACGTTTCGGTCATCCCCAACTGCGTCACCAGCAGTGACGGATCGGCCGCGCGCAGTTCCGGCGGTAGCAGCACCTGGTGGTATCCCCCGCGCAGACTTGACAGATCGGCGGAGGTGAAGTCGGGATGATTCGCCAGTGCCCGGCCGACGTGGGGGAACCCCGTTGCGTAAGTGGCGCGCTCGGTTTCGAGTAGGCGCAGCACGTCGCCGGCGTCGAACTTGTGCTCGGTGAGAATGGTGGCGCCGGTCTGCATCGGCCCGAGCAGACCGAAGACCAGCCCAGCGACCCAGAAGAACACCATCGGGATGTAGACCCGGTCGTCGGGCTTCCACTCGTGCTGCGTGGCGACGAAGCGGGAGTGAGTAATCACGGTGCCGTGCGTGTGGATGATGCCTTTCGGGTCCGAGGTGCTTCCCGATGTGTAGATGACGACCAGGTCGTCGGACGGGCGGACCGTCGATTCGCACGCACGCAGAAACGTTTCGGGCGCCGGCTCCGGCCATGCACTGGGCCAGGTCCGCTCGCTGTCGCCAAGCCCAAAGATGTTGCGCAACTGGGGCAGCCGTTCGAGGCCGAGCGGTGCGCCCGGGGGCGGTAACTCGCCTGTAGCATTTCCGACACGAGCGAGCATGTCCTTGCCGAGCAGCGAGTCGACCGACAGCAGGGTGTGGATGTCGGCGTCGCGCAGCAGCCAGCTCAACTCCGGCGGCTGAAAGAAGGTGTTGATCGGCACCGCCACGGCGCCGATTCGCGTGGCAGCCAGGAAAGCGACTGCAAAATCGGGTCCGTTCGGCGCCAGGATTCCGACCCGAACGCCTTTGATGACGCCCGCCGCAAGCAACCGCCGCGCCATCTCGGCGGACCGAGCAGCGGCCTGCGCATAGGTGATTCGCTCGATCGTCCCCCCGCCCGCCGTGGAAATGACGAAGTCGTTGTCTCCGTAAGCGGCTACCAGGTCGACCAGCATCGCC contains:
- a CDS encoding class I adenylate-forming enzyme family protein, with the protein product MSEAPRTFAYEPMPYAPVVPAMLVDLVAAYGDNDFVISTAGGGTIERITYAQAAARSAEMARRLLAAGVIKGVRVGILAPNGPDFAVAFLAATRIGAVAVPINTFFQPPELSWLLRDADIHTLLSVDSLLGKDMLARVGNATGELPPPGAPLGLERLPQLRNIFGLGDSERTWPSAWPEPAPETFLRACESTVRPSDDLVVIYTSGSTSDPKGIIHTHGTVITHSRFVATQHEWKPDDRVYIPMVFFWVAGLVFGLLGPMQTGATILTEHKFDAGDVLRLLETERATYATGFPHVGRALANHPDFTSADLSSLRGGYHQVLLPPELRAADPSLLVTQLGMTETCSSHTWWPPHEPVPESKRGSLGVAAPGYEHKVVDECGAEVPNGTIGEICVRGVAMMRGMIGRQHSDLFDADGWYHTKDAGYLDDEGFLFFTGRTDDMIKSSGANVAPVEVEAVIGGVDGVRIAYVVGVPDADKGALVCAVVVLNQGRCASQDELAAACRRELAAYKVPKRWVILPDADRLPYTTTNKIDKPRLVQLVTSGELA